In Gemmatimonadales bacterium, a single window of DNA contains:
- a CDS encoding polyprenol monophosphomannose synthase, protein MPERALVVVPTYNERINLPLIVPLILQQDARIEVLVVDDNSPDGTGQLADEMAAANRRIHVLHRPNKAGLGKAYLAGFRWALECGYDFIFEMDADFSHDPKFLPEFLQAIETADLVIGSRYRAGVNVINWPISRLLLSLGANEYARRVTGLPLTDSTGGFKCFRRRVLEAIDFEKVKSNGYSFQIEMSFRTWKQGFRLVEIPIVFTDRVEGQSKMDKRIVREAIWMVWWLRLKAMAGQL, encoded by the coding sequence GTGCCTGAGCGGGCCCTGGTGGTGGTGCCCACCTACAACGAGCGGATCAACCTGCCGTTGATTGTGCCGCTCATCCTGCAGCAGGACGCGCGCATCGAGGTTCTGGTGGTGGACGACAACTCGCCGGACGGCACGGGGCAGCTGGCCGACGAGATGGCGGCCGCCAACCGCCGGATCCACGTGCTTCACCGGCCGAACAAGGCCGGACTCGGCAAGGCGTATCTCGCGGGGTTTCGCTGGGCTCTGGAATGCGGTTATGACTTCATCTTCGAGATGGACGCGGACTTCAGTCACGACCCCAAGTTTCTGCCCGAGTTCCTGCAGGCGATCGAGACGGCCGATCTGGTGATCGGCTCCCGGTACCGGGCGGGGGTGAACGTGATCAACTGGCCGATCTCCCGGCTCCTGCTCTCGCTCGGCGCCAACGAATACGCCCGACGGGTCACCGGACTGCCGCTCACCGACTCGACCGGCGGATTCAAGTGCTTTCGCCGGCGGGTGCTCGAGGCCATTGATTTCGAGAAGGTGAAGTCGAATGGATATTCCTTCCAGATCGAGATGAGCTTCCGGACCTGGAAGCAGGGCTTTCGGCTGGTTGAGATTCCCATCGTGTTCACCGATCGGGTGGAAGGGCAGAGCAAGATGGACAAGCGCATCGTCCGGGAGGCGATCTGGATGGTCTGGTGGCTGCGGCTCAAGGCGATGGCGGGGCAGCTGTGA
- the dapF gene encoding diaminopimelate epimerase: protein MRGTIVYKMTGSGNDFVLLDGRATSPDQWPASRIARVCDRRSGVGADGLVILTPDGAGAVRMDFWNSDGSRAAMCGNAALCSARLAVYLEFAPAGELTLLTDAGEVRARCAVAGDEAEIGLPEFELPAPAAGIDPGPGECWISSATVGVPHLVVRVDDVEAVDLPSRGRLLRRDRRLGPAGANVNFVSPPPATGMPWLIRTYERGVEGETLACGTGTVAAGVALAVRGEATLPVHFRARGGPELIVQARPAGKQATDVWLGGQGRLLFRGVWEGT, encoded by the coding sequence GTGAGGGGCACGATTGTGTACAAGATGACGGGCTCGGGCAACGACTTCGTCCTGCTCGACGGCCGGGCCACCAGCCCCGACCAGTGGCCCGCCAGCCGCATCGCCCGGGTCTGCGACCGGCGGAGCGGGGTCGGGGCGGACGGCCTGGTCATCCTGACGCCCGATGGGGCCGGCGCCGTCCGGATGGATTTCTGGAACTCGGATGGCTCCCGGGCAGCCATGTGCGGGAACGCCGCGCTGTGCAGCGCCCGGCTGGCGGTCTACCTCGAGTTCGCGCCGGCCGGCGAGCTGACGCTGCTGACCGATGCGGGCGAGGTCCGGGCCCGCTGCGCGGTGGCTGGGGATGAGGCGGAGATCGGCTTGCCGGAGTTCGAGCTGCCGGCGCCAGCGGCTGGAATCGATCCGGGGCCGGGCGAGTGCTGGATCAGCTCCGCCACCGTCGGCGTGCCCCACCTGGTGGTTCGGGTCGATGACGTGGAGGCTGTCGATCTGCCCAGCCGCGGGCGGCTTCTCCGCCGCGATCGCCGGCTCGGCCCGGCCGGCGCCAACGTCAATTTCGTGAGTCCGCCCCCGGCGACCGGCATGCCTTGGCTGATCCGCACGTACGAGCGGGGGGTGGAGGGTGAGACCCTGGCGTGCGGCACGGGAACCGTCGCGGCAGGGGTCGCGCTGGCGGTACGTGGCGAGGCCACGCTGCCGGTCCACTTCAGGGCCCGGGGCGGGCCCGAGCTGATCGTCCAGGCGCGGCCTGCAGGCAAGCAGGCAACCGACGTGTGGCTGGGCGGCCAAGGCCGGCTGCTGTTCCGTGGAGTCTGGGAGGGCACCTGA
- a CDS encoding tetratricopeptide repeat protein: MIVLAVWLVVTSGRRKEEFAARSLNQARATAEAGNLPLASSELQRLIQTYKGTDAAREAVITLNQVRLVNGQSELAAVGLRDFLASKPPAKYASPAYGLLGASLENAKKWSDAGDAFKRAAETADLDYLKAQHLVDAGRAYREAGKVQEAIATYRTVVEKYSKTSSWTEAQVRLAELTDGKM; this comes from the coding sequence GTGATCGTCCTCGCTGTCTGGCTGGTGGTGACGAGCGGGCGGCGGAAAGAGGAATTCGCGGCGAGGAGCCTCAACCAGGCACGCGCCACGGCGGAGGCCGGGAATCTGCCGCTGGCCTCGAGCGAGCTGCAGCGGCTGATCCAGACCTATAAGGGCACCGACGCCGCGCGGGAGGCGGTGATCACGCTGAACCAGGTCCGGTTGGTGAACGGCCAAAGCGAGCTCGCGGCGGTGGGGCTCCGGGATTTCCTTGCCAGCAAGCCACCCGCCAAGTACGCGTCGCCAGCCTACGGACTCCTTGGCGCCTCACTGGAGAACGCCAAGAAGTGGTCCGACGCGGGCGACGCGTTCAAGCGGGCCGCGGAGACGGCGGATCTCGACTATCTCAAGGCCCAGCACCTGGTGGATGCGGGCAGAGCCTACCGGGAAGCTGGTAAGGTGCAGGAGGCGATCGCGACCTATCGAACCGTGGTCGAGAAGTATTCCAAGACCTCGAGCTGGACGGAGGCGCAAGTGCGGCTGGCGGAGTTGACGGACGGGAAGATGTAG